The following coding sequences lie in one Cannabis sativa cultivar Pink pepper isolate KNU-18-1 chromosome 5, ASM2916894v1, whole genome shotgun sequence genomic window:
- the LOC115717555 gene encoding probable polygalacturonase yields the protein MESYRLFVGIVLLIVVLILDESKTCTAQGLKTSTTTTTVKCSRKHSAVLTDFGGVGDGVTSNTKAFKAAIDHLSPLASDGGAQLIVPPGKWLTGSFNLTSHFTLFLHKDAVILASQEASEYPIILEAFPSYGARKNSTGRHSSLMMGRNLTDVVITGHNGTIDGQGASWWAKYKAQQLNNVGRPHILQILFSTDIQISNLTLLNSPSWFLHPLYSSNIIFQGLTILSPLDSPNTDGITPDSCSNVRIEDCYINTDDDCVTIKSGLDQNGIKMGMPSEHIIIRRLTCISRDNNVISLGSEMSGGIKDLRAEDVTAVTAQSAIAIRTASGRGGYIKDIFTRRFVLKTLRYVVRVNAFNTNHADDYDPSALSEISSIKCRDMMVENVTAPAKYEVIPGNTFTGVCFSNTTATIFPDLKTSFKVESWDLLPHANSKNIECPYPQNKLPIEDVALKTCSL from the exons ATGGAATCATATCGTTTGTTCGTGGGAATAGTATTACTAATTGTAGTATTGATTTTGGATGAAAGTAAAACATGTACAGCCCAAGGTTtgaaaacatcaacaacaacaacaacagtgAAATGTTCTCGAAAACACAGCGCGGTTTTGACTGATTTTGGTGGCGTGGGCGATGGAGTTACTTCCAATACTAAGGCCTTCAAGGCAGCCATTGATCATCTGAGCCCCCTGGCATCGGACGGTGGAGCACAACTCATTGTTCCTCCTGGAAAATGGCTAACTGGAAGCTTTAATCTCACTAGCCATTTCACTCTTTTTCTTCATAAAGACGCTGTTATTCTTGCCTCtcag GAAGCATCAGAATATCCAATTATTTTAGAAGCATTTCCTTCTTATGGAGCACGAAAAAATTCTACAGGAAGACACAGTAGTCTAATGATGGGAAGAAACCTCACTGATGTTGTAATTACAG gaCATAATGGCACCATAGATGGTCAAGGTGCAAGTTGGTGGGCAAAGTACAAGGCTCAACAATTAAACAACGTAGGAAGGCCACACATACTCCAAATCTTGTTCTCTACTGATATCCAAATCTCCAATCTCACTTTGCTTAATTCTCCTTCTTGGTTCCTTCATCCTCTCTATTCCag CAATATTATATTCCAAGGGCTTACAATTCTTTCTCCATTAGATTCTCCAAACACAGATGGTATCACACCTG ATTCATGTAGCAACGTTCGAATTGAAGACTGTTACATAAACACTGATGATGATTGTGTCACCATAAAGAGCGGATTGGATCAAAATGGAATTAAGATGGGAATGCCAAGTGAACACATCATAATCCGAAGGCTAACATGCATTTCTCGAGATAACAATGTCATTTCCCTGGGCAGTGAAATGTCAGGTGGAATCAAGGACTTGAGAGCTGAAGATGTCACCGCTGTCACGGCACAATCTGCCATTGCCATCAGAACGGCGTCGGGTCGTGGCGGGTACATTAAGGACATCTTCACACGAAGATTTGTGCTTAAGACCCTCAGATATGTGGTTCGGGTGAATGCATTTAACACCAACCATGCTGATGATTATGACCCGAGTGCTTTATCTGAAATTTCTTCTATCAAGTGTCGTGATATGATGGTAGAAAATGTTACTGCCCCAGCTAAGTATGAAGTTATACCTGGAAACACCTTCACTGGTGTTTGCTTCTCCAACACCACGGCGACAATTTTCCCAGACCTCAAAACTTCTTTCAAAGTTGAGAGTTGGGATTTGTTGCCCCATGCTAATTCCAAGAATATTGAATGTCCATATCCTCAAAATAAGTTGCCCATTGAAGATGTTGCTTTGAAGACATGTTCTTTGTGA
- the LOC115717554 gene encoding probable polygalacturonase, translating to MQSFRLLVGILILSVLILDESRTCIAQGLKTATTTVKCSRKHSAVLTEFGGVGDGVTSNTKAFKAAVDHLRPLASDGGAQLIVPPGKWLTGSFNLTSNFTLFLHKDAVILASQEESEFPILQPLPSYGLEKNSTGRFSSLIMGTNLTDVVITGNNGTIDGQGKSWWTKFKAHELNAVRPLLIEILFSRDIQIFNLTLLNSPSWFVHPVYSSNIIVQGLTILAPVDVPNTDGINPDSCTNTRIEDCFIVSGDDCIAIKSGFDQHGIKMAMPSEHIIIRRLTCISPDSATIALGSEMSGGIKDVRAEDVTAIDTQAALRIKTAPGRGGYIKDIFTRRFILKTMQYVFRVNEFYKTHAEGYDPTLLSDVSNINCRDMVAENVTVPAEYEVLPGNTFTGICISNTTMTLFPDFKTSFKVETWDLLPHNSKNIDCPYPQDKLPIEDVPLKTCSL from the exons ATGCAATCATTTCGTTTGTTAGTGGGAATACTAATACTTTCAGTGTTGATTTTGGATGAAAGTAGAACATGTATAGCCCAAGGTTTGaaaacagcaacaacaacagtgAAATGTTCTCGAAAACACAGCGCGGTTTTGACTGAGTTTGGTGGCGTTGGCGATGGAGTTACTTCCAATACTAAGGCCTTCAAGGCGGCCGTTGATCATCTCAGGCCCCTCGCATCGGACGGTGGAGCACAACTCATCGTTCCTCCCGGAAAATGGTTAACTGGAAGCTTTAATCTCACCAGCAATTTCACTCTCTTCCTTCATAAAGATGCTGTTATTCTTGCCTCCCAg GAAGAATCAGAATTTCCAATTCTACAGCCACTACCTTCTTATGGATTAGAGAAAAATTCCACAGGAAGGTTCAGCAGTCTAATTATGGGAACAAATCTCACTGATGTTGTAATTACAG ggAACAATGGCACCATAGATGGACAAGGTAAATCTTGGTGGACCAAGTTCAAGGCTCATGAATTAAATGCAGTTAGGCCATTGTTAATTGAGATCTTGTTCTCTCGTGATATCCAAATCTTCAACCTAACTTTGCTTAATTCACCTTCTTGGTTCGTTCATCCTGTATACTCAAG CAATATAATAGTCCAAGGGCTAACAATTCTTGCTCCAGTCGATGTTCCCAACACAGATGGAATCAACCCTG ACTCGTGTACCAACACTCGAATTGAGGATTGCTTTATTGTGTCGGGCGATGATTGCATAGCTATAAAGAGTGGTTTTGATCAACACGGAATTAAGATGGCAATGCCAAGCGAGCACATCATAATCCGACGGCTGACATGCATTTCTCCAGATAGTGCAACCATAGCATTGGGCAGTGAAATGTCAGGTGGAATCAAAGACGTTAGAGCTGAAGATGTCACTGCCATCGACACTCAAGCTGCACTGAGGATCAAAACGGCACCGGGTCGTGGTGGCTACATCAAGGACATCTTCACACGAAGATTTATCCTTAAAACCATGCAATATGTGTTCCGAGTGAATGAATTTTACAAGACACATGCAGAGGGTTATGACCCCACTCTCTTGTCGGATGTTTCCAACATCAACTGCCGTGATATGGTGGCCGAAAACGTTACGGTCCCGGCCGAGTACGAAGTGCTCCCCGGAAACACCTTCACTGGTATTTGCATCTCCAACACCACCATGACATTGTTCCCAGATTTCAAAACTTCATTCAAAGTTGAGACTTGGGATTTGTTGCCTCATAACTCCAAGAATATTGATTGCCCATATCCTCAAGATAAGTTGCCCATTGAAGATGTTCCCTTGAAGACTTGCTCTTTGTGA